From Denitrovibrio acetiphilus DSM 12809, the proteins below share one genomic window:
- a CDS encoding alkaline phosphatase: MRNFTMKIFMTALLVAVFAVSSFAQVPKYVFYFIGDGLGSSQRQVAEYYMQQKTGNKAYKLHMDKMPAVGINTTYSADTLVTDSAAAGTALATGYKTNNGMISMLPDGTKVDSLMEIAESKGWVTGIVTTTRLTHATPAVFASHNISRDNENEIAAEMTQSGAEYIAGGGYRHFVPKDGSLKSKRKDDKDLVKELAQMGYKTFVGEKNEPSYFRNYVPAKGDKVFAAFSYSHAPYEVDRIYKDMSSTPSIAEMTEKGIQVLAGHDKPFFMMVEGGRIDHACHANDVLGSIMDTVAFDKAIGEALAFYNQHPDETLIVVVGDHETGGLGLGFAKNYFLKIEKLDKVRRSIDDSMAKAYTGDKESFVKFVEQYYGLADMTTDERVKLLLAMEAQDKGANEASSYGGYTPTQIAVAHILSERANIQWTTFAHTGTQIPMSAVGVGAEQFVGFKDNTEIAQTLASLLNFRLADVKVASK; encoded by the coding sequence ATGCGTAACTTCACTATGAAAATTTTCATGACGGCACTGCTTGTTGCAGTCTTCGCTGTCAGCTCATTTGCTCAGGTTCCAAAGTATGTATTCTATTTCATCGGTGACGGTCTTGGATCATCACAAAGACAGGTTGCCGAATACTACATGCAGCAAAAAACCGGAAATAAAGCATACAAACTGCATATGGACAAAATGCCTGCGGTTGGCATCAACACCACGTATTCCGCAGATACGTTAGTAACAGACTCAGCAGCGGCAGGAACAGCCCTCGCCACAGGATACAAAACAAATAACGGTATGATATCCATGCTCCCTGATGGGACAAAAGTTGATTCTCTCATGGAAATCGCAGAAAGCAAAGGCTGGGTGACAGGCATAGTCACAACAACAAGGCTCACACATGCCACTCCTGCTGTTTTTGCATCCCACAACATATCCCGTGACAACGAAAATGAAATCGCAGCCGAAATGACACAAAGCGGTGCAGAATATATAGCAGGCGGCGGTTACAGACACTTCGTACCAAAAGACGGCAGCCTCAAATCAAAACGTAAAGATGACAAAGACCTCGTAAAAGAGCTGGCTCAGATGGGCTACAAAACTTTCGTAGGCGAGAAGAACGAACCGTCATACTTCCGCAACTATGTACCTGCCAAGGGTGACAAAGTTTTCGCAGCTTTCTCTTACAGCCACGCACCATATGAAGTTGACAGAATATATAAAGACATGAGCTCTACCCCTTCCATAGCTGAGATGACAGAGAAAGGGATTCAGGTTCTCGCAGGTCACGATAAACCTTTCTTTATGATGGTCGAAGGCGGACGTATTGACCACGCCTGCCATGCAAACGATGTTCTCGGGTCAATAATGGACACAGTTGCTTTTGACAAAGCGATAGGTGAGGCACTCGCTTTCTACAACCAGCACCCTGATGAGACACTTATCGTTGTTGTAGGCGACCACGAAACAGGCGGTCTCGGACTCGGCTTTGCTAAAAACTATTTCCTTAAAATTGAAAAACTCGACAAAGTAAGACGCTCCATCGATGACAGTATGGCAAAAGCATACACCGGTGATAAAGAGTCATTTGTGAAGTTTGTGGAACAGTATTACGGACTCGCCGACATGACGACAGACGAGCGTGTTAAGCTTCTGCTTGCTATGGAAGCTCAGGATAAAGGAGCAAACGAAGCATCGTCATATGGCGGTTACACACCAACACAGATAGCCGTTGCACACATTCTGTCTGAACGTGCAAATATCCAGTGGACAACCTTTGCACACACAGGTACACAGATCCCTATGTCTGCCGTAGGTGTTGGTGCAGAGCAGTTCGTAGGGTTCAAGGATAACACAGAGATAGCGCAGACCCTTGCTTCTCTGCTTAATTTCAGACTCGCCGATGTTAAAGTTGCTTCCAAGTAA
- a CDS encoding deoxyguanosinetriphosphate triphosphohydrolase: MDWTKLLSSNDFFNENKRSDIDLSRSPFQRDFDRIIFSENFRRLDKKTQVHPLKDNDHVHSRLPHSLEVSCVGRSLGSEVGKRLVNDYKMNPFGDIHDSVVPILTGQIVQSACLAHDIGNPPFGHAGEELIQEWFRKYFIANGNENLEETEKDDLMNFEGNAQAFRVLTKLAMSRNKGGIQATSAVVGSMLKYPWAFSKTLTKSKFCAFTSEIPELKTLAETCGLKSSDKTPNSYSRHPFAFLSEAADDICYNLMDLEDAYELHILNFNEVTDVFLGFFQNRKNFDADKYLSPKSKQSISHLRAMAVSECVNAVVEEFFDKYSEILRGDLPHSHNLIENCNPKIADTMKEAKRLSHDKVFTTDRKTLLEISANTTLSTLLDHFCGAAYEVINNKKPSGNSTRLLKLMGENSPSSSDSLYSAYQKVTDYISGMTDNYAVKIAKHLNGIVD, from the coding sequence ATGGACTGGACTAAACTTTTGTCTTCAAATGATTTCTTTAATGAAAACAAACGAAGCGACATAGACCTGAGCAGATCGCCGTTCCAAAGGGATTTTGACAGAATAATATTTTCTGAAAATTTCAGAAGGCTGGACAAAAAAACTCAGGTTCACCCGCTCAAAGACAATGACCATGTCCACTCAAGGCTCCCGCACAGTCTGGAGGTCTCATGCGTTGGCAGATCCCTCGGTTCCGAAGTAGGTAAAAGACTTGTAAACGATTACAAAATGAATCCATTTGGAGATATTCACGACTCTGTTGTACCCATACTTACAGGGCAGATCGTTCAGTCGGCATGCCTTGCGCACGACATAGGCAACCCTCCCTTCGGACACGCAGGGGAAGAACTTATTCAAGAGTGGTTCAGGAAATATTTTATCGCAAACGGTAATGAAAACCTTGAAGAAACAGAGAAAGACGACCTGATGAATTTCGAAGGGAACGCACAGGCATTCAGGGTTTTAACTAAGCTTGCCATGAGCAGAAACAAAGGTGGCATTCAGGCAACCAGCGCAGTTGTCGGCAGCATGCTGAAATACCCTTGGGCTTTCTCTAAAACACTTACGAAAAGTAAATTCTGTGCCTTCACCAGCGAAATACCAGAGCTTAAAACACTGGCGGAAACATGCGGTTTAAAATCATCGGATAAAACACCAAACTCGTACAGCAGACACCCTTTTGCATTTCTGTCTGAAGCAGCAGACGACATCTGTTATAACCTTATGGATCTGGAAGATGCTTACGAACTTCATATATTAAATTTCAATGAAGTTACTGACGTGTTCCTCGGCTTCTTCCAAAACCGGAAGAATTTTGATGCAGACAAATACCTTTCACCCAAGAGCAAACAGTCGATTTCTCATCTGCGTGCCATGGCTGTCTCTGAATGTGTCAACGCTGTTGTGGAAGAATTCTTTGACAAATACAGTGAAATCCTCAGAGGCGACCTCCCCCACAGTCACAATCTTATAGAAAACTGCAACCCCAAAATAGCGGATACTATGAAAGAGGCAAAAAGGCTTTCTCACGATAAAGTTTTCACCACAGACCGCAAAACTCTTCTGGAAATTTCTGCAAACACTACACTATCAACCTTGCTGGATCACTTCTGCGGCGCGGCATACGAAGTTATAAACAACAAAAAACCATCAGGCAACTCAACCCGCCTTCTGAAGCTTATGGGGGAAAATTCACCGTCATCTTCCGACTCTCTTTACTCTGCTTATCAGAAAGTTACGGACTATATCTCCGGAATGACAGACAACTATGCAGTGAAAATAGCTAAACATCTTAACGGAATTGTCGACTAG
- the htpG gene encoding molecular chaperone HtpG — MAQEKMQFKTEVNKLLELMIHSLYSHKEIFLRELISNGSDAIDKLRFEAIKNDALTEGDANYKIKLTADKEAGTLTISDNGIGMTKDEAVNSLGTIAHSGTKEFMKLLESKEVKDNPELIGQFGVGFYSAFMVADKVTVTSRKAGEDKSVGIKWESNADGSFTIEQCEKETKGTDVVLYMKEEDKNYLDEWEIKEVVKKYSDYISYPVVMDTTKKVEDKDVTEEETLNSMKAIWLKDKSDVTQEEYNEFYKHITHDFGDPLKTIHYRAEGTTEFNVLVYLPKKAPMNILYPEYKSGPALYVRRVQIMENCEDLVPVWLRFVKGIVDSSDLPLNVSRELLQKNKMMDIIRKNITKKVLETIKDMKQNEYETYVGFFEEFGRVIKEGIHFDFARKEEIADLLLVQSTSTESGKYTTLADYVSRMKTEQNEIYYITGKNRKELENSPYLEALKEKDYEVLFMTDEIDDIIISSLMKYKDKNFKSILKGDINLQTEEEKKESKENFGKLTDKIKDILGDKVSEVRLSARLKNSPCVLVSGDGDIDMQMEMMLKAMGQAVPPRQKILELNPTHALVTALNTEFDKDAESQKVADIGELLYNQALILEGSMPEDTNRFTQLLTKVMTENVK, encoded by the coding sequence ATGGCACAGGAAAAGATGCAGTTCAAAACGGAAGTGAACAAACTTCTGGAGCTGATGATTCACTCACTATACTCTCACAAGGAAATTTTCCTCAGAGAGCTGATATCAAACGGGTCTGACGCCATCGACAAACTCAGATTCGAAGCTATCAAGAATGACGCCCTCACAGAGGGGGACGCAAACTACAAAATTAAGCTGACAGCAGACAAAGAAGCCGGCACCCTCACAATATCAGACAACGGCATCGGTATGACAAAAGATGAGGCTGTAAACTCACTCGGAACTATAGCTCACTCCGGCACAAAAGAATTCATGAAACTGCTCGAAAGTAAAGAGGTCAAAGACAACCCGGAGCTCATCGGTCAGTTCGGTGTGGGGTTTTACTCTGCGTTCATGGTTGCGGACAAAGTCACTGTTACATCCCGTAAAGCAGGCGAGGACAAATCTGTCGGGATCAAATGGGAATCCAACGCCGACGGTTCTTTCACCATTGAACAATGCGAAAAAGAGACAAAAGGTACGGACGTTGTTCTGTATATGAAAGAGGAAGATAAAAACTATCTGGACGAATGGGAAATAAAAGAAGTTGTCAAGAAATATTCCGATTATATAAGCTACCCGGTTGTGATGGACACAACAAAAAAAGTTGAAGATAAAGACGTCACCGAAGAGGAAACTCTTAACTCTATGAAGGCTATCTGGCTGAAAGATAAATCAGATGTAACTCAGGAAGAGTATAACGAGTTCTACAAACACATCACACACGACTTCGGTGACCCTCTTAAAACTATACACTACAGAGCCGAGGGGACAACAGAGTTCAATGTTCTGGTTTACCTGCCTAAAAAGGCTCCGATGAACATCCTCTACCCTGAGTATAAATCAGGTCCTGCACTTTATGTCCGCAGGGTTCAGATCATGGAAAACTGCGAAGACCTCGTACCTGTATGGCTCAGGTTCGTAAAAGGTATAGTTGACTCATCGGATCTTCCGCTGAACGTCTCACGTGAGCTGCTGCAAAAAAATAAGATGATGGATATCATCCGTAAAAATATAACTAAAAAAGTTCTGGAAACCATAAAAGACATGAAACAGAACGAGTACGAAACATACGTCGGTTTTTTTGAAGAGTTCGGCAGGGTAATCAAAGAAGGGATCCACTTCGATTTCGCCAGAAAAGAGGAGATAGCCGACCTTCTGCTTGTTCAGTCCACATCAACAGAAAGCGGTAAATACACAACTCTCGCTGACTATGTATCCAGAATGAAGACCGAACAGAACGAAATATACTACATCACAGGTAAAAACAGAAAAGAGCTTGAAAACAGCCCTTACCTCGAAGCTCTGAAAGAGAAAGACTACGAAGTCCTCTTTATGACAGACGAAATAGACGACATTATCATCTCAAGCCTGATGAAATATAAGGACAAAAACTTCAAGTCCATCCTGAAAGGCGACATCAATCTCCAGACAGAGGAAGAGAAGAAAGAGAGCAAAGAAAACTTCGGTAAGCTCACAGACAAGATAAAAGACATCCTCGGGGATAAAGTCAGTGAAGTCCGCCTCAGTGCCAGGCTGAAAAACTCTCCGTGTGTACTTGTTTCCGGTGACGGAGACATAGACATGCAGATGGAAATGATGCTGAAAGCTATGGGGCAGGCAGTGCCGCCGAGACAGAAAATTCTCGAGCTCAACCCGACACACGCTCTAGTCACAGCACTTAACACCGAGTTTGATAAAGATGCTGAAAGCCAAAAAGTTGCAGACATAGGGGAGCTTCTCTATAATCAGGCACTTATACTGGAAGGGAGCATGCCGGAAGACACCAACCGCTTCACACAGCTTCTGACAAAGGTTATGACTGAAAACGTTAAGTAA
- a CDS encoding NFACT RNA binding domain-containing protein produces the protein MDGLSITKAVNILKNRYEGNKVTKVTVTEDSLCVGVYSDDRASVMVQITGGKPSVHTVFSHEGVADKSLDRLNGGQIVSIGCRRYDRVFYLDIKKRRPSGKIESHRLVFELIGKMSNAMLVNEDGMVIWTFCKNNPDADREIGIGKQYQMPKSNKSRNLDRYDTDNFADLLGFYPVTVKHAIKYMENNYSFDETAVFIKESIDDDIFYLDEAGKLIPFKPFTGGQEVRFDDIFTLTDVKQEAKRDISIRKKLMRYFEKQGEKYITLKAKLEKELVQAEQYDKLLSSAELLKSNIYKLKNVRGSVELDEYTENGVNKILYEIPEAFDVNREVEKLYKRSDKLKRSVPILKARIEEIDNNIDSALEQLYFIEISADDDELRELALEMKRKAPKQQKRQINQKQFDKIEIGEGTAYIGRNSVSNHRLVFQFANPSDWWFHAQKIPSAHLVFRKDGIVTDVEIEKCAAIVAGLSKAKDDLKVTVDYTQKKHVKKPKNTPPGFVIYHRFSSVTVEPESV, from the coding sequence TTGGACGGACTCAGCATCACAAAAGCAGTTAATATTCTGAAAAATAGATATGAGGGGAATAAAGTTACGAAGGTTACTGTCACGGAAGACAGCCTCTGCGTAGGGGTTTATTCTGATGATCGTGCTTCTGTCATGGTGCAGATCACAGGAGGGAAACCTTCTGTTCATACTGTCTTTTCCCATGAAGGGGTTGCAGACAAAAGTCTAGACAGGCTTAACGGCGGGCAGATAGTTAGCATTGGATGTCGCAGGTATGACCGCGTGTTTTATCTTGATATTAAAAAACGCCGCCCAAGCGGAAAGATAGAGTCGCACAGGCTTGTTTTTGAGCTGATAGGTAAGATGTCTAATGCCATGCTGGTAAACGAAGACGGTATGGTTATATGGACTTTTTGTAAGAATAATCCTGACGCCGACCGTGAAATAGGTATAGGCAAACAGTATCAGATGCCGAAGAGCAACAAAAGTCGGAATCTGGATAGATATGATACTGACAACTTTGCAGACCTGCTTGGCTTTTACCCTGTTACAGTCAAACATGCCATAAAATATATGGAGAACAACTACTCATTTGACGAAACCGCTGTTTTTATAAAAGAATCCATTGATGATGATATCTTCTATCTGGACGAAGCAGGCAAGCTCATACCTTTTAAACCTTTTACCGGCGGGCAGGAGGTCAGGTTTGATGATATCTTTACCCTGACAGATGTTAAGCAGGAAGCGAAGAGGGATATCAGTATTAGAAAGAAGCTGATGCGTTATTTCGAAAAGCAGGGAGAAAAATATATAACTCTGAAAGCTAAGCTGGAAAAGGAACTTGTTCAGGCTGAACAATATGACAAGCTGTTATCATCCGCAGAACTTCTAAAAAGTAATATATATAAATTAAAAAATGTAAGAGGCTCGGTTGAGCTGGACGAATACACAGAAAATGGTGTAAATAAGATATTGTACGAAATACCGGAAGCGTTTGATGTTAACAGAGAAGTTGAAAAACTTTATAAGAGGTCTGATAAACTTAAACGTTCTGTGCCTATTCTTAAGGCACGTATAGAAGAGATCGACAATAACATAGACTCTGCACTGGAACAGCTCTATTTCATAGAGATTTCCGCTGATGATGACGAACTGCGTGAACTCGCCCTCGAGATGAAGAGGAAAGCTCCGAAACAACAGAAGCGTCAGATTAACCAGAAACAGTTTGATAAAATAGAGATAGGCGAAGGCACTGCCTACATTGGAAGAAATTCCGTGAGTAACCACAGGCTCGTGTTTCAGTTTGCGAATCCGTCTGACTGGTGGTTTCATGCCCAGAAGATACCGTCAGCTCACCTTGTTTTCCGCAAAGACGGAATAGTGACAGATGTGGAGATTGAAAAATGTGCGGCGATAGTTGCCGGGCTGAGCAAGGCGAAGGATGATCTGAAAGTTACAGTAGATTATACCCAGAAGAAACATGTGAAAAAACCTAAAAATACTCCCCCGGGGTTTGTGATATACCACAGATTTTCTTCGGTGACAGTTGAACCTGAAAGTGTGTAA
- a CDS encoding succinate dehydrogenase assembly factor 2, whose amino-acid sequence MDKIEMLKKKAIFQAARRAMLENEIFLREYVTNFLPESYGEEELVRLNVLLEKIFDNDLFDVVMGNKMPEQFEGLYDLDLLQDISAFAWKHRELIKERDNKKL is encoded by the coding sequence ATGGATAAAATTGAAATGCTGAAAAAGAAGGCGATATTTCAGGCTGCAAGGCGTGCGATGCTCGAAAACGAGATATTCCTCAGAGAATACGTTACTAATTTTCTTCCGGAAAGTTATGGTGAAGAGGAGCTTGTGAGGCTTAATGTCCTTCTTGAGAAGATCTTCGATAATGATCTTTTTGATGTTGTTATGGGGAATAAGATGCCGGAGCAGTTCGAGGGGCTTTATGATCTTGATCTTCTTCAGGACATATCTGCTTTTGCGTGGAAACACAGAGAGCTGATCAAAGAGCGTGATAACAAAAAGCTCTGA
- a CDS encoding sensor histidine kinase has translation MFKTLRAKVVGSFILLVIIPILIGATVILTQIKNTEMNQLNIIHTQMTKRVASEFENYVNNNMSQLKHLTDLHNMPFNTPANLKDKLTAQIMFNNNFDQLIFIDAEGNEIAHVHRFKILPIHQDKKYAKEMEYLYPKLNKSMYFGDVSFAPETGEPIADISFDVRDLVSKEFKGVMITSLRLKPIWNLLANISVQPGQQIYILDSDGRLVAHPNPSMVLRNTIYKVSDETITKGITGDLAYICYTKIDLGNQLFTIVSEHKITEAFKLLNYIAFIIFLVVASTIAMCILLMTYNIKCIVNPIKHLAAVAKEIEGGNLNKTVDIISHDEIGEMSEAFNRMTKKLKDNNMQLQEFNIGLQKKISTEIQKTRKMEQLLFEQKKFADMGQMINAIAHQWRQPLNNIGLIQQYLHEGFHSKKMTVEEFDSYSQSLISIVQNMSATIDDFRTFFSANKQKDRFNVVHALKDFLKLTSAQLDSSNIKYSIECKACDNRHIYDVNSMDLICKNTEIEILGHSGEFKQVLQNIISNARDAFMDHETPSPAITIILDVTKTSVILTFRDNAGGIPEDVLPKIFDPYFTTKDEGKGTGIGLYISKVIVDDHFGGRLRAENINGGAEFILTLPKAPAKFEI, from the coding sequence ATGTTTAAAACTCTCAGAGCTAAGGTAGTCGGGTCTTTCATCCTGCTGGTGATAATACCTATTCTAATCGGAGCTACCGTAATACTCACACAAATAAAAAACACTGAGATGAATCAGCTTAACATCATTCATACCCAAATGACAAAAAGAGTAGCATCTGAATTTGAAAACTACGTGAACAATAACATGTCACAATTAAAACACCTGACAGACCTCCATAATATGCCCTTCAACACCCCGGCAAACCTGAAAGACAAGCTCACCGCTCAGATTATGTTCAATAACAATTTCGATCAGCTTATCTTTATTGATGCCGAAGGAAACGAAATTGCTCACGTACACAGGTTTAAAATCTTACCCATACATCAGGATAAGAAATATGCAAAAGAGATGGAATATCTTTATCCCAAACTTAATAAAAGTATGTACTTCGGTGATGTCAGCTTTGCTCCTGAGACAGGCGAACCTATTGCTGATATATCGTTTGACGTAAGAGACCTGGTCAGTAAAGAGTTCAAAGGAGTTATGATAACATCTCTCCGCCTGAAACCCATATGGAATCTGCTTGCGAATATCAGTGTCCAGCCAGGTCAGCAAATATATATTCTGGACTCCGACGGACGGCTGGTCGCACACCCTAACCCCTCTATGGTGTTAAGAAATACTATATATAAGGTATCTGACGAAACTATCACAAAAGGGATCACCGGAGACCTTGCCTATATATGTTACACAAAGATCGACTTGGGAAATCAGCTGTTCACCATAGTTTCTGAACATAAAATCACCGAGGCATTCAAACTGCTGAACTACATTGCCTTCATCATATTCCTTGTTGTGGCATCAACTATTGCTATGTGCATCCTACTAATGACATACAACATTAAATGCATTGTTAACCCTATAAAACACCTCGCCGCAGTGGCAAAAGAGATAGAAGGCGGTAACTTGAACAAAACCGTAGATATAATATCTCATGACGAAATAGGCGAAATGTCAGAAGCATTTAATAGAATGACTAAAAAACTGAAAGACAATAATATGCAATTGCAGGAATTCAATATAGGGCTGCAAAAGAAAATCTCTACTGAAATACAGAAAACAAGGAAAATGGAACAACTGCTGTTTGAACAGAAGAAGTTCGCCGACATGGGACAGATGATAAACGCCATCGCTCATCAGTGGCGGCAGCCCCTCAACAACATAGGTCTTATTCAGCAATATTTACATGAGGGCTTTCACAGCAAAAAAATGACTGTGGAGGAGTTCGATTCATACTCACAATCACTAATAAGCATTGTTCAGAACATGTCAGCGACAATAGACGACTTCAGAACTTTCTTCTCAGCAAATAAGCAAAAAGACAGGTTCAATGTTGTCCATGCACTCAAAGACTTTTTAAAACTGACAAGTGCACAGCTGGACAGCAGCAACATCAAATACAGCATAGAATGCAAAGCCTGCGACAACAGGCACATATATGATGTGAACAGTATGGATCTGATATGTAAAAATACGGAAATTGAAATTCTCGGACACTCAGGAGAATTCAAACAGGTTCTTCAGAATATTATATCTAACGCAAGAGACGCATTCATGGACCATGAAACACCAAGCCCTGCCATTACTATTATTCTGGATGTGACCAAAACCAGTGTCATTCTTACATTCAGAGATAATGCCGGGGGCATACCGGAAGATGTTCTGCCTAAAATATTTGACCCCTATTTCACAACGAAAGACGAAGGGAAAGGGACAGGTATAGGACTCTACATCTCTAAAGTAATAGTAGATGACCACTTCGGCGGCAGACTAAGGGCGGAAAACATAAATGGAGGAGCAGAATTCATACTAACTCTGCCCAAAGCACCGGCGAAATTTGAAATATGA
- a CDS encoding ABC transporter substrate-binding protein — MKKLSIIAITLLAVLAFTIYSIFLKPHNRKYKIAVLNYSPAAECALKGLRKGLEKQGYIEGGNLTIIYHGCISDKKQLPKEAAELAALNPDLIYSISTPATLAAKEVGIKTGIPIVFGPVNSPLESGIVTSLKHPDENITGVTFGPQEPRRLEMLTRFVPEIKRILVPYNPNDKSPVISLKKIQLVAETLGLEIIPIVLTYEGNFSKQLTNAPLDIDAVFSPTDSMQVSYAKAIANFAIQRKLPYTCPQKEGVKAGALFSYGFSLENVGVQASRIVHMILSGTPAVEIPVELSEFTLSINIATAEQIGLTIPDYLSSNAFIIRQ, encoded by the coding sequence ATGAAAAAGCTGTCAATAATCGCAATAACCTTATTAGCGGTCTTGGCTTTCACTATATATAGCATTTTTTTGAAACCCCATAACAGGAAATATAAGATCGCTGTTCTGAATTACAGTCCTGCTGCTGAATGTGCATTAAAAGGGCTTCGTAAGGGTCTTGAAAAACAGGGATACATCGAAGGGGGCAATCTGACTATTATATACCACGGATGCATAAGTGACAAAAAACAACTCCCAAAGGAAGCGGCAGAGCTGGCAGCTCTGAACCCTGACCTGATATACTCCATATCCACACCTGCAACACTCGCAGCTAAAGAAGTTGGAATAAAAACAGGCATACCTATAGTTTTCGGCCCCGTAAATTCTCCACTGGAGTCTGGAATAGTCACAAGCCTCAAACATCCTGACGAAAATATCACAGGGGTGACATTCGGACCGCAGGAACCGCGTAGACTAGAGATGCTCACCCGTTTTGTTCCAGAGATCAAAAGAATTCTGGTTCCCTACAACCCTAATGACAAAAGCCCGGTCATAAGTCTTAAAAAGATTCAACTGGTCGCCGAAACTCTCGGACTGGAGATTATTCCTATCGTCCTCACATATGAAGGCAACTTCAGCAAACAGCTTACGAATGCACCACTTGACATCGATGCTGTCTTTTCGCCCACTGACTCCATGCAGGTTTCTTACGCTAAGGCTATAGCAAATTTTGCAATACAAAGAAAACTACCTTACACCTGCCCGCAAAAAGAAGGGGTTAAAGCTGGTGCACTGTTTTCATATGGCTTCAGTCTGGAAAATGTCGGTGTTCAAGCGTCAAGGATAGTTCATATGATTTTAAGCGGCACTCCTGCCGTGGAGATTCCTGTTGAGCTTTCAGAATTCACACTCTCCATAAACATAGCAACAGCAGAGCAGATAGGGCTGACTATACCAGACTATTTAAGCAGTAATGCTTTTATTATAAGGCAGTAA
- a CDS encoding OmpA family protein — translation MKKTIIAVLIALISLPATAEQIGSIYAGPVLGYHFFDDDQRLDDKAEIGARLGYFFMEDHSVEAEVDYTNTDHDKEGSQGATSVSLSGLKFFNVTSNFQPFIFLGVGGLFQDDNMASLVGGLGAKYDINDFVSFDFRVKDMYHSTGRNDIIPSIGLNYYFGKAPKPMAPKAEPAKTVVKEELAEAKVQKKEAAAVVKKDSDGDGVFDDEDQCPDTPDGYPVNAMGCTPDTDGDGVYDFEDRCPNTIKGVKVNSAGCFTARTLDVRFKTNSSEIDESYVDDIILFVKFMKDSPAINIEIQGHADSRGTDDYNMVLSEKRAKSVAKMLTEKYGIAENRISVIGYGETKPIAPNDSPENMRKNRRIDTVIR, via the coding sequence ATGAAAAAAACTATTATTGCAGTGCTAATAGCGCTGATTTCTCTCCCAGCAACAGCGGAACAGATCGGATCAATCTACGCCGGTCCTGTTCTTGGCTACCACTTTTTTGATGATGACCAAAGGCTTGACGACAAAGCTGAAATAGGTGCCAGGCTCGGATACTTCTTCATGGAAGACCACTCTGTAGAGGCAGAAGTGGATTACACCAACACAGACCACGACAAAGAAGGCTCACAGGGAGCAACTTCAGTGTCGCTGTCAGGTCTGAAATTTTTCAATGTCACAAGTAATTTCCAGCCTTTTATATTCTTAGGGGTCGGGGGGCTCTTTCAGGATGACAACATGGCATCACTTGTGGGCGGTCTCGGTGCAAAATACGATATCAACGACTTTGTGAGCTTTGATTTCAGAGTCAAAGACATGTATCATTCAACAGGCAGAAACGACATAATCCCTTCTATCGGTCTGAACTACTACTTCGGTAAAGCTCCTAAGCCTATGGCTCCGAAAGCTGAACCGGCAAAAACTGTAGTAAAAGAAGAACTGGCAGAAGCTAAAGTACAAAAGAAAGAGGCTGCGGCTGTGGTTAAAAAAGATAGTGATGGTGACGGGGTGTTTGACGATGAAGACCAATGCCCGGACACACCTGACGGATATCCTGTCAATGCCATGGGCTGCACTCCAGACACTGACGGTGATGGCGTATACGACTTTGAGGACAGATGCCCGAACACTATAAAAGGCGTAAAAGTCAATTCTGCCGGATGTTTCACCGCACGTACACTGGATGTCAGGTTTAAAACCAACAGCTCAGAAATTGATGAATCATATGTGGATGACATAATCCTCTTTGTTAAATTCATGAAAGACAGCCCCGCTATAAATATAGAAATTCAGGGGCATGCCGACAGCAGAGGTACTGATGACTATAATATGGTGCTCTCTGAAAAGCGTGCAAAATCTGTCGCTAAAATGCTGACAGAAAAATACGGTATTGCCGAAAACAGAATCTCCGTAATAGGCTACGGAGAAACAAAACCAATTGCTCCAAACGACTCACCTGAAAACATGCGTAAAAACCGCAGAATTGACACTGTAATCAGATAA